From a region of the Paraburkholderia caribensis genome:
- a CDS encoding GntT/GntP/DsdX family permease: MATVTGSLLLVYALIAIVALVVLIARFKLNPFITLMVVSVALALSVGMPMTSILKSFETGVGGTLGHIAIVVGLGTMLGKMMAESGGAERIARTLIDLFGPKNVHWAMMCIAFLVGLPVFFEVGFVLLIPIAFNVAQRTGTSMIRVGIPMVAGLSVVHGLIPPHPAALLAVTAYGADIGHTIFYALIVGIPTAAIAGPLFSKLIARVVVLDGVNPMAQQFIEQDARRANQALPGFGITLLTVLLPVLLMLVGSWADLIVPAKTTANDVLHLIGHPDMALLLAVLLSFYTFGTTRGFGREQILKFTNECLAPTASITLVVGAGAGFGRILIDSGASKAIVDVATGAHVPLLILAWLVAALIRVATGSATVAMATAAGIIAPIAAAAASTATGVRPELLVLATGAGSLILSHVNDGGFWLVKEYFGMSVPQTFKTWTVCETIISVTALLLTLGVAAVV, from the coding sequence ATGGCGACCGTCACCGGCAGTCTGCTACTCGTCTACGCATTGATCGCGATCGTCGCACTCGTCGTGCTGATCGCACGCTTCAAACTGAATCCGTTCATCACGCTGATGGTGGTGTCGGTCGCGCTCGCGCTGTCCGTCGGCATGCCGATGACGTCGATTCTCAAGTCGTTCGAAACGGGCGTCGGCGGCACGCTCGGGCATATCGCAATCGTGGTCGGCCTCGGCACGATGCTCGGCAAGATGATGGCCGAGTCGGGCGGCGCCGAGCGTATCGCGCGCACGCTGATCGACCTGTTCGGACCGAAGAACGTGCACTGGGCGATGATGTGCATCGCGTTCCTGGTCGGCCTGCCCGTGTTCTTCGAAGTGGGCTTCGTGCTGCTGATCCCGATTGCGTTCAACGTTGCGCAGCGCACAGGCACCTCGATGATCCGCGTCGGCATTCCGATGGTCGCGGGTCTGTCCGTCGTGCACGGGCTGATTCCGCCGCACCCGGCCGCACTGCTGGCCGTCACCGCGTATGGCGCGGATATCGGTCACACGATCTTCTACGCGCTGATCGTCGGCATTCCGACTGCGGCCATTGCCGGTCCGCTGTTTTCAAAGCTGATTGCGCGCGTCGTGGTACTGGACGGCGTGAATCCGATGGCGCAACAGTTCATCGAGCAGGATGCGAGGCGTGCCAACCAGGCCTTGCCGGGGTTCGGCATCACGCTGTTGACGGTGCTGTTGCCGGTCTTGCTGATGCTGGTCGGTAGCTGGGCCGACCTGATCGTGCCCGCGAAGACCACGGCCAACGACGTGCTGCATCTGATTGGCCATCCCGACATGGCGCTGCTGCTGGCCGTGCTGCTGAGCTTCTACACGTTCGGCACGACACGCGGCTTCGGGCGCGAGCAAATCCTGAAGTTCACCAACGAGTGTCTCGCGCCGACCGCGAGCATCACGCTGGTGGTGGGCGCGGGTGCGGGCTTCGGGCGCATTCTGATCGACAGCGGCGCGTCGAAGGCGATCGTCGATGTCGCGACGGGCGCGCATGTGCCGCTGCTGATCCTCGCATGGCTGGTGGCGGCGCTGATTCGCGTTGCAACGGGTTCGGCGACGGTCGCGATGGCGACGGCAGCGGGCATCATCGCGCCGATCGCGGCAGCGGCCGCATCGACGGCGACGGGCGTGCGCCCCGAACTGCTGGTGCTGGCAACGGGCGCGGGCTCGCTGATCCTGTCGCACGTCAACGACGGAGGCTTCTGGCTCGTGAAGGAGTACTTCGGCATGAGCGTGCCGCAGACCTTCAAGACGTGGACGGTTTGCGAAACGATCATCTCCGTCACGGCATTGTTACTGACGCTGGGTGTCGCGGCTGTGGTGTGA
- a CDS encoding RidA family protein — MNCYERLRARGLTLPTVPTPIGNFMHCTREGGLLFLSGQGPLDETGQLLTGKVGATVTADEAYRHAQLVGLNLLAVLHAELGDLQRVRRVVKLLGMVNATSEFAEHPRVINGCSDLFVEVFGDAGRHSRSAVGVGSLPNNITVEIEAIVAVRD, encoded by the coding sequence ATGAATTGTTATGAGCGGCTGCGCGCGCGCGGCCTGACGCTTCCCACTGTGCCGACGCCCATCGGCAACTTCATGCACTGCACACGCGAGGGCGGCCTGCTGTTTCTGTCCGGCCAGGGGCCGCTCGACGAAACCGGCCAACTGCTGACAGGCAAAGTCGGCGCGACGGTCACGGCCGATGAAGCCTATCGGCACGCGCAACTCGTCGGTCTGAACCTGCTCGCCGTATTGCATGCGGAACTCGGCGATCTGCAGCGTGTGCGGCGCGTCGTCAAGCTGCTGGGCATGGTCAACGCGACCTCCGAATTTGCCGAGCATCCCCGCGTGATTAACGGTTGCTCGGACCTGTTCGTCGAGGTATTCGGCGATGCCGGCCGTCACTCGCGTTCGGCTGTCGGCGTGGGCTCGCTGCCGAACAACATCACGGTCGAAATCGAGGCCATCGTCGCCGTGCGCGACTGA
- a CDS encoding porin gives MYNKIARSAIAVAVAGLGMQAAHAQSSVTLYGIVDAGFTYTNNQKGEHNIQATQGNVQGSRWGLLGSEDLGGGNKVLFRLENGFSLETGALGQGGRLFGRSAWVALQNSKAGTITLGRQYNSVQDYLSNLQANGVGALSQYGNAVYDNDDLNNTYRTSNAVKYTTPTIAGFTANAMYAFSNTAGDFANNRAWSVGADYVNGPLRLDAAYSLTNQPATSTTGAAPSDNYYSTSTSIISNVKRNQVWGAGGAYTIGPATLALLYTNSHFDIIAGGSLHFQNYEAMLKYQATPATLVTLGYIYTLQNSTAASAKNAHYNQLALGGEYFLSKTTDLYLNGIYQRASGANAWIEGISNPSSNQGQFVTVAGIRHKF, from the coding sequence ATGTATAACAAGATTGCCCGCTCAGCCATTGCCGTCGCTGTTGCCGGACTCGGCATGCAAGCCGCCCACGCGCAAAGCAGCGTCACGCTGTATGGCATCGTCGATGCCGGCTTTACGTACACGAACAACCAGAAGGGCGAGCACAACATCCAGGCGACGCAGGGCAACGTACAGGGCTCGCGCTGGGGCCTGCTCGGCAGCGAGGACCTGGGCGGCGGCAACAAGGTGCTGTTCCGCCTCGAAAACGGCTTCAGCCTGGAGACGGGCGCGTTGGGCCAGGGCGGCCGCCTGTTCGGCCGCAGCGCATGGGTCGCGCTGCAAAACAGCAAGGCAGGCACGATTACGCTCGGCCGCCAGTACAACAGCGTGCAGGACTATCTGTCGAACCTGCAGGCCAACGGCGTCGGCGCGTTGAGCCAGTATGGCAACGCGGTCTACGACAACGACGACCTGAACAACACGTACCGCACCAGCAACGCAGTGAAGTACACGACGCCGACGATCGCCGGCTTCACCGCGAATGCCATGTACGCGTTCTCGAACACGGCGGGCGACTTCGCCAACAACCGCGCATGGAGCGTCGGCGCCGACTACGTGAACGGCCCGTTGCGCCTCGACGCCGCGTACTCGCTCACCAACCAGCCGGCGACCAGTACAACGGGCGCCGCACCGTCCGACAACTACTACAGCACGAGCACCTCGATCATCAGCAACGTGAAGCGCAACCAGGTATGGGGTGCGGGCGGTGCATACACGATCGGTCCGGCGACGCTCGCGCTGCTGTACACGAATTCGCACTTCGACATCATCGCGGGCGGCAGCCTGCACTTCCAGAACTACGAAGCGATGCTCAAGTACCAGGCGACGCCCGCAACGCTCGTCACGCTCGGCTACATCTACACGCTGCAGAACAGCACGGCGGCGTCGGCGAAGAACGCGCACTACAACCAGCTTGCACTGGGCGGCGAGTACTTCCTGTCGAAGACGACTGACCTGTACCTGAACGGTATCTATCAGCGCGCGTCGGGCGCGAATGCGTGGATTGAAGGCATTTCGAATCCGTCGAGCAATCAAGGCCAGTTCGTCACCGTGGCAGGCATCCGCCACAAGTTCTAA
- a CDS encoding aminotransferase class V-fold PLP-dependent enzyme: protein MDIRSRSGLRPVINVSGTMTGLGASSVGAAVIDIVAEFLPQFVEIDDLQRKASAAIARACGSESGYVTASCSAAITLSIAAAMTGDDLGLIERLPDTTGLRNEVVVQTGHLVNYGAPVDQAIRLAGARVVPVGAATEAHGYQLASAIGERTAAALYVVSHHTVQYGMIPLEAFIEVAHAKGVPVIVDAASEYDLTRFIAAGADLALYSAHKFLGGLTAGIVAGSKALVRAAYFQNGGIGRGMKVGKEGIVGAIAALEQWRTRDHAALRATERSYLTLWRETLNRQTGVWAEIEADPTGNPLDRLKLHIDPNQARITAWDLADALAHPQGDDAPVIVRDHEAELHFFYLDPCNLHAGEEQVVLARIVAELERALASPEPLVTPFHKRDARRIAARRAWPD, encoded by the coding sequence ATGGACATCCGCTCTCGATCAGGCTTACGCCCCGTCATCAACGTCTCGGGCACGATGACGGGCCTGGGCGCGTCCAGCGTCGGCGCAGCCGTGATCGACATCGTCGCGGAGTTCTTGCCGCAGTTCGTCGAGATCGACGACCTGCAGCGCAAGGCCTCGGCCGCGATCGCGCGGGCGTGCGGCAGCGAAAGCGGGTACGTGACGGCGTCGTGCTCGGCGGCCATCACGTTGAGCATCGCCGCCGCCATGACGGGCGACGACCTCGGCCTGATCGAACGTTTGCCGGACACCACGGGCCTGCGCAACGAAGTCGTCGTGCAGACAGGCCACCTCGTCAATTATGGCGCACCCGTCGACCAGGCGATCCGGCTCGCGGGCGCCCGCGTCGTGCCCGTCGGCGCGGCGACGGAAGCGCATGGCTATCAACTGGCATCGGCAATCGGCGAGCGCACTGCGGCCGCATTGTATGTCGTCTCGCATCACACCGTGCAATACGGCATGATCCCGCTCGAAGCATTCATCGAAGTCGCGCACGCGAAGGGCGTGCCCGTGATCGTCGATGCCGCGTCCGAATACGACCTCACGCGCTTCATCGCGGCGGGCGCCGACCTTGCGCTGTATTCGGCGCACAAGTTTCTGGGCGGGCTGACGGCGGGCATCGTCGCGGGCTCGAAGGCGCTGGTGCGCGCCGCGTATTTCCAGAACGGCGGCATTGGGCGCGGGATGAAGGTCGGCAAGGAAGGCATCGTCGGCGCCATCGCGGCGCTGGAGCAATGGCGCACGCGCGATCACGCTGCCCTGCGCGCAACGGAGCGCAGCTACCTGACGCTGTGGCGGGAAACGCTGAACCGTCAGACGGGCGTATGGGCGGAAATCGAGGCTGACCCGACAGGCAATCCGCTCGACCGTCTGAAGCTTCATATCGATCCGAATCAGGCCCGCATCACCGCGTGGGATCTCGCCGACGCGCTGGCGCATCCGCAAGGCGACGACGCTCCCGTGATCGTGCGCGACCACGAAGCCGAACTGCATTTCTTTTACCTCGATCCATGCAACCTGCACGCGGGCGAAGAGCAGGTGGTGCTTGCGCGGATCGTGGCCGAGCTCGAGCGGGCGCTGGCGTCGCCCGAACCGCTTGTCACGCCGTTTCACAAACGCGACGCGCGCCGGATTGCGGCGCGTCGCGCATGGCCGGATTGA
- a CDS encoding IclR family transcriptional regulator — MARPPRSTAAAQTPARVDASPAAEAAAPRTRTSALDRAVQILDALQEAGKPATAYEIAHVLNAPLSTVYSIINDMVDKNLLSRSADGAIWLGSRLYGYGLTYAGSLDYLAVANEEMQRLSAEVEETVQVCGLEEGMMVVLQMAEGPGHFRVTSRVGSRVPVNWTASGRLLAGHLPAAECTAFFRQYAQPSPTGRAETRPDVLARNARQALDERLSIQIGESDASVACLAAPVMNRSGACVFTISIVMPEAKAEQGTERYAQAVQSVAARIETRLGWR, encoded by the coding sequence ATGGCACGACCGCCCCGTTCCACCGCGGCTGCTCAGACGCCCGCCCGCGTCGATGCGAGCCCCGCTGCCGAAGCCGCCGCGCCTCGCACGCGCACCAGCGCACTCGATCGCGCGGTGCAGATTCTCGATGCGCTTCAGGAGGCCGGCAAACCGGCCACCGCGTATGAGATCGCGCATGTCCTGAACGCGCCGCTGTCGACGGTCTACTCGATCATCAACGACATGGTCGACAAGAACCTGTTGTCGCGCTCGGCCGACGGTGCGATCTGGCTCGGCTCGCGGCTCTATGGTTATGGGCTCACGTATGCAGGCTCGCTCGACTACCTCGCAGTGGCCAACGAGGAAATGCAGCGGCTGTCGGCGGAAGTCGAAGAGACCGTGCAGGTGTGCGGGCTGGAAGAAGGCATGATGGTCGTGCTGCAGATGGCCGAAGGCCCCGGCCATTTCCGCGTGACCTCGCGCGTGGGCAGCCGCGTGCCGGTGAACTGGACCGCGTCCGGGCGACTGCTGGCGGGACATTTGCCCGCCGCCGAGTGCACCGCGTTTTTCAGGCAATACGCGCAGCCGTCGCCTACCGGCCGCGCCGAGACGCGCCCCGACGTGCTCGCGCGCAACGCACGGCAAGCGCTCGATGAGCGGCTGTCGATCCAGATCGGCGAGTCGGATGCATCCGTGGCGTGTCTGGCCGCGCCCGTGATGAACCGTTCGGGCGCATGCGTCTTCACCATTTCGATCGTGATGCCCGAGGCGAAAGCGGAGCAAGGCACCGAGCGTTACGCGCAGGCCGTGCAGAGCGTCGCGGCTCGCATCGAAACCCGCCTTGGCTGGCGCTGA